A region of Chloracidobacterium sp. DNA encodes the following proteins:
- the maf gene encoding septum formation inhibitor Maf, protein MIQLPKLILASGSPRRSEILSSVGWEFVKHVADIDESERVGESPEDYVVRLACEKAEAVAVNYPSGIVLGADTTVVIDQQILGKPVDLDDARRMLRTLAGNWHEVLTGIAVVKNGETNSALQRTRVKFSSMSEDEINFLADRGDPLDKAGAYAVQAQAALFIEEIEGDYWNVVGLPISLVYDLIMKKPGG, encoded by the coding sequence ATGATCCAACTTCCAAAATTGATACTTGCATCCGGCAGCCCGCGCCGCTCAGAGATACTTTCGTCCGTTGGTTGGGAATTTGTAAAACACGTTGCCGACATCGACGAGAGCGAACGAGTGGGTGAATCCCCCGAAGATTACGTCGTTCGCCTCGCGTGCGAAAAGGCCGAGGCTGTCGCCGTTAATTACCCTTCCGGGATCGTACTCGGCGCCGACACAACCGTTGTGATAGATCAACAGATTCTCGGCAAACCCGTCGATCTTGACGACGCCCGCCGAATGCTACGTACGCTCGCCGGCAATTGGCATGAAGTACTGACCGGTATCGCGGTGGTAAAAAATGGCGAAACAAATTCCGCCTTACAGAGAACCCGCGTAAAGTTTTCGTCGATGTCTGAGGACGAGATCAATTTTCTTGCCGATCGCGGCGATCCGCTCGACAAAGCCGGTGCATATGCCGTGCAGGCACAGGCGGCATTGTTTATCGAAGAAATCGAAGGCGATTATTGGAATGTTGTTGGATTGCCGATCAGCTTGGTTTACGACTTGATAATGAAAAAGCCCGGCGGTTAG
- a CDS encoding DUF721 domain-containing protein: MEQLFSAIPAFLKNLEPNPEADKAIVFAAWKRCSGESLSARTEPADFFDHRLVIAVVDKTWQRNLEDLSPQMLVKLNDYLGQGTIRFIEFRIDPSAL, translated from the coding sequence ATGGAACAGCTTTTTAGTGCAATTCCGGCATTCTTGAAGAATCTGGAGCCGAATCCGGAAGCCGACAAGGCCATTGTTTTTGCAGCGTGGAAACGCTGTTCAGGCGAATCGCTTAGTGCCCGCACCGAACCCGCGGATTTTTTTGACCACCGTCTTGTTATAGCGGTTGTGGACAAAACGTGGCAACGGAATCTTGAGGACCTGAGCCCGCAGATGCTCGTCAAATTAAATGATTATCTTGGCCAGGGCACGATCAGGTTCATCGAGTTTCGCATCGATCCGTCGGCTTTGTGA
- the gatC gene encoding Asp-tRNA(Asn)/Glu-tRNA(Gln) amidotransferase subunit GatC has protein sequence MDVRQVAKLAHLEISDAEVELYTPQMADIVKYIEQLNELDTDKIEPMLGGLTDAGKATLTIREDIPGGSLGQKAALDQAPSAVAGHFQVPKVL, from the coding sequence ATGGACGTTAGACAAGTAGCAAAACTGGCACATCTCGAGATCTCGGACGCCGAGGTCGAGCTTTACACGCCGCAGATGGCCGATATCGTCAAATATATCGAGCAACTGAACGAACTCGACACCGACAAGATAGAGCCGATGCTCGGCGGGCTTACTGACGCGGGTAAAGCAACGCTTACGATCCGCGAGGATATTCCCGGCGGATCACTCGGACAAAAAGCGGCTCTCGATCAGGCTCCGTCAGCGGTTGCGGGACATTTCCAAGTGCCGAAAGTGCTGTAA
- the gatA gene encoding Asp-tRNA(Asn)/Glu-tRNA(Gln) amidotransferase subunit GatA, protein MSIVSETEKALVGAEKLNPQLNSFLSIEREHALARADELDSAPETRLDGLAIAVKDNICTKGMRTSCGSHILHNYKAQYDATAIAKLNAAGAVIVGKTNMDEFAMGSSNESSAFGPAKNPWDVTRVPGGSSGGSAVAVASGVVRAALGSETGGSVRQPASLCGIVGFKPTYGRISRYGLVAFASSLDNIGIFGQTSRDVADVLGVVAGRDPLDSTSADVPVPDYTAGLDAEIKGKKIGVPRALLGEGIDAEVKEKVEAAIENYRSLGAEIVDVELPYAKYGIAVYYIIATAEASSNLARYDGVRYGFRAEESDELRKMYFRTREEGFGPEVKRRIMLGTYVLSSGYYDAYYAKAQKVRALVKRDYELAFTKCDAILTPTSPTTAFKIGERSDDPLAMYLSDIYTVSANLAGVPAISVPCGLSDEGLPIGFQLVGNFWSESALLNLARTYETEHPLGAKPSIFVD, encoded by the coding sequence ATGTCAATAGTTTCAGAAACCGAAAAAGCACTTGTGGGAGCGGAAAAGCTCAATCCACAACTCAACTCGTTTCTCTCGATCGAGCGTGAACACGCACTCGCGCGTGCCGATGAACTCGACTCTGCCCCCGAAACGAGACTCGACGGCCTGGCGATCGCGGTCAAGGACAACATCTGCACAAAAGGCATGCGGACGTCGTGCGGCTCGCATATTTTGCATAATTACAAAGCGCAATACGACGCCACCGCAATTGCAAAACTCAACGCAGCCGGTGCGGTCATCGTCGGCAAGACGAACATGGACGAATTCGCGATGGGATCGTCAAACGAATCTTCGGCATTCGGTCCGGCAAAAAATCCTTGGGATGTAACACGCGTTCCGGGCGGGAGCTCGGGTGGATCGGCGGTTGCGGTTGCTTCGGGCGTTGTTCGGGCTGCGTTGGGAAGCGAAACCGGCGGCTCGGTGCGTCAGCCTGCTTCATTGTGCGGTATCGTCGGGTTCAAACCGACCTACGGCCGCATCTCGCGATACGGCCTCGTCGCTTTTGCATCGTCACTCGATAATATTGGTATTTTTGGACAGACCTCGCGTGATGTTGCGGACGTTCTTGGCGTCGTCGCCGGTCGCGATCCGCTCGATTCGACATCGGCGGATGTTCCTGTGCCTGATTACACGGCCGGGTTAGATGCTGAGATAAAAGGAAAAAAGATCGGCGTGCCTCGTGCTTTGTTGGGCGAAGGCATCGATGCTGAGGTGAAGGAAAAAGTTGAGGCAGCGATCGAGAATTATCGTTCTTTGGGAGCAGAGATCGTCGATGTCGAACTTCCGTATGCGAAATACGGCATTGCGGTTTATTACATCATCGCCACCGCCGAAGCGTCATCAAACCTTGCGCGCTACGACGGCGTCCGTTATGGCTTTCGTGCCGAAGAGTCAGACGAATTACGAAAGATGTATTTCCGCACTCGCGAAGAAGGCTTCGGGCCTGAGGTCAAACGCCGCATCATGCTCGGCACTTACGTCCTTTCGAGCGGCTATTATGACGCCTATTACGCCAAAGCACAAAAAGTCCGTGCTCTCGTAAAACGCGATTACGAACTGGCTTTCACAAAATGCGACGCTATCCTGACGCCGACATCTCCGACAACTGCATTTAAAATCGGCGAACGCTCCGACGACCCGCTCGCGATGTATCTGAGCGACATTTACACCGTCTCGGCAAATCTCGCCGGCGTCCCGGCGATCAGCGTGCCCTGCGGCCTCTCCGACGAAGGTCTGCCCATCGGCTTTCAGCTTGTCGGCAATTTCTGGTCTGAAAGCGCTCTGCTAAATCTTGCTCGTACATACGAAACGGAGCATCCGTTAGGAGCAAAGCCTTCGATTTTCGTTGATTGA
- a CDS encoding TlpA family protein disulfide reductase, translating into MKTLKGFIAILSITLASVFAASAQTNLTSLDGTRVNVEGQTGKVVVLAIGASWLPLSNKQAEFTSALAKKYAGKNVVIYFVVTDSLNAGSKNFANNDSIRKFAGANKLSTTVLRDPDGAATLKKFNVEQVPSFVILDKTGREIGEPFGGIDPKYDITIPISKAIDKLL; encoded by the coding sequence ATGAAAACACTTAAAGGTTTCATCGCAATATTGAGCATCACGCTTGCATCTGTTTTTGCAGCGTCGGCACAGACAAATCTAACTTCGCTCGACGGCACTCGAGTCAATGTTGAAGGCCAGACAGGCAAAGTCGTTGTTTTGGCTATAGGCGCAAGCTGGCTGCCGCTTTCTAACAAGCAGGCCGAATTTACAAGTGCCCTTGCGAAAAAGTATGCGGGCAAAAATGTAGTGATATATTTTGTCGTAACTGACTCATTGAATGCCGGCTCGAAGAATTTTGCGAACAATGACAGTATTCGCAAGTTTGCGGGTGCAAACAAATTAAGCACTACCGTTCTTCGCGATCCTGATGGAGCGGCTACTTTGAAAAAATTTAATGTTGAGCAAGTACCTTCGTTTGTTATCTTGGACAAAACCGGGCGAGAAATTGGTGAGCCATTTGGCGGCATCGACCCGAAATACGACATCACGATCCCAATATCAAAAGCGATCGACAAACTTCTCTAA